The Hermetia illucens chromosome 2, iHerIll2.2.curated.20191125, whole genome shotgun sequence genomic interval cgctgattttgactcgattatcgactcgccgaacgatatgggacgcaggttggaattctctttttagtcaggatgactacttcggttttttccagtgcaaggttgaaaccatgagtagtcatccatccgcttacccgtcgcatcaatatgccgagtgtgctttgcgcctgttcgacagtgcgtccagcaacaagccctgtgacatcatctgcgtagccgaccaggcgcgactcctctggcatgtcgagtttaagcagactgtcataggtagcgttccagaggtccggccctaggatggatccctgtgctacccccgacgtgacctccatccacttttgaccctctagtgtttcatagagcagggagcggttcctcagatagtccctcaaaatccgtaagagatatttcggcacgttgaaggtattgtctagggTGCCtacaatgtctttccatcttacggaattgaaggcgtttctgacgtcaagcgttacgagaagcaccacccgtcgagttcggcggctatgtgcctctgctcgtcgaacggcgtccacgacttgcatgacagcatcaattgttgatctccctgccctaaaaccaaactgccggggagataaatctccggcagcgcgtatcgcttcagcgagtctacttctgatgagcttttcgagcactttcccagcagtatcaagcatacatagtgggcggtatgaagacggcagtttgggatcgcctttccctttagggatcagcgcaagcctcgcaaatttccaacgagcagggaaaatgccctctttcaggcaagcgttgaatgcgccgagcagtaagtctggccggtgttggaataccagtttgtacacctctgctggaataccatcgggtcctggcgacttcttgtttttcatcgagaggactgcctgttccaactcttttgcagtgaaaagtggacagtcctctgcgttctccgcgccgacgtcaccatcccatacggggtgcgcatggaagagtgccctcacaatgcattccatctgctcggccttaagtgaacagggtttccacagagccccgatttttcgggttacaagtttgtaaccgagtccccacggatccccattcacctcgtcgatcagatcttgccagcagcgaactttgctcttgtttattgcgctgcggagtctccttttggctgatttgtactccatcattatggtacatgcctcctcccaccCTTAGGCCTTAAAGGTTACATGAATTGCAATGCTTCCTAGATGTACGAAGGATCAGACCGGGACTGCATACTGTAAAATCACAAGTCTGCAACCCATCTCCTCAAAAATGTTCCAAAAACTAGCGGTCttctttttaaaataaacaatTAGGGAACCGGAAGTTCagtgtttcaggtatgaaaggttttgttgattttttatgtaagaatattcggCAACACGATGGCTCCATGGGtcatagtgtatatacgttgatcCTACCCGTTATTCAATTTGACGAGGaattgacattttatctcttagcgaGTATTTATTTGACGCGAAAggagtattataactttgttaataatgatggGATTTGcacgaaactttccagtatgatgcttttTATTAGAACATTATTAATATTACTGGAGCAGATATCGCACGAACTtttttttgaggtctagataccaTGAGCATGGAACATCatattttctttcagatttttgggttgggtagtttctgagaacttttcatttgatagtgAAAGTTGCACTCCTCTTTTAGGTATATGAGGACCAgtctccttaagttcaccgtGCAGCAATATAATTCAGCGTATGCGTAGGGTTCACAGCCTGCACTTTCCCACCAAATGTCGTGTCAATTGCTAcagtcgtttccgagaaaagtgcgtgtgacagatagatagacgtaccgacagacggacagacagaagacAAAAAATTGAtacgggaaggatacccagaatagAAAACCAAAAGTCGTTGGTATGTGAAGGCTGATTGGCAGTAACTGCGTCCCAGGCATATAACCACGCACCAGTTGCTGCCGCAAGCTGATACAGTAACCATCTGTATGATCTTGTAAGCGGACCTCTCACCTGCACGTGCCAGTGGGCGTTCACGTTCCTCCCCGCATTGGCGATACGGCGACCCGAGTACGGTTGTGATCGGTCGGTTGAGGTGAGGTTTCCTGCGAGTTCCGGAATTCAACACGTCACTTTGTCGTAATCAACGACAGGTGAACCGTGGTTTTTAGGAGGTACCAAGCCCTAAACTAGGGGAAACACCTGAGTTATTTCAGCTAACTTAGGAGGTGTGAATGTACTGAAAGCCTACGGAATTTTCGACGGTTGTCTACTGTTTGGTAGGTGGGCAGTTCAAAGAGTGAAAAGGACGGCTAGATGAATGGGACTTCCTATAGAGTACAGCTTGCACCTGAATTTGGGATGAATACCCGAACAAAAATTATGAATGGACGAAATACCATTAACACTGAAGGACAAAGAGGATATTGCCGCCATTCTTGTCGATTATGGGATCATCCGACCAGATACGGTAACAAGTGATACAAAGAAGGTTAGGTAAGGATACCTTTAACCGAAGTGGTAAAATGCTGCGCTCTCTACCGAAGTCCGCGAAGATGGATGGACGACTAGTTATTGATATTGACAAAGGCTGTACCGGGCACAGCAAAGAAGACGCGGTGCGTGTCAACAAGGAGAGAATTGATGCAGTGCTAGCTAAAGTACTCAGGGTGGAAAATTGGAAGGTGATGGGTAATAGACTGAACACGCTCTACGAATTCGTCGGGCCGAAGCACGATGTTCACTGTTATATTAAGGTGGTTATCCATCTGCGAAAAGCCATGAGTGAGTTAGGTTTGACGACCCAATGTATAACGAATGCAGAACAGTTACAAACTTCTACGGTGACTCCATTGCGACAGGTACCTATTGCtagtaaaaagatggaaaattgtAAAGAGCGTAAAGAGGACcagaggaggaaaggaggatACTAGCGGAAAGTTTCCAACACCAAAAAATCCAAGGCTCCAAAGATCCAGTAAAGGCGGAAGAGCAATATTTGGATTTCAAATCGGGTTCACAAATGAAATCTGAAAAATGACAACTgtgaagtcaaggaagcaagTAAAACGAAGAGAGCCCGGTTCGAATACAAGTGTTATCGAAAGTGGAATGACTGGGAGACCATATGACAAGGATAAAAAAACCCAGAAGGGAGAACTGCTCCTGGAGCTTCGGAAGACGCTGAATGAAAGTCACCATTTTGATGGaattaatggttgatctggctttacggaacacaTACTATCGATTCGAGtggcctccctggctctcaacaactggcAGTAATCTATTGAAGATTACTCATTCTAGCATTTTCCACACTGTGTCCAAAAAAACTAATAGGTCTATGGGAGATTGGCTAACCTGGAGGTTTACTAGTCTTAAGTAATAGTACTAACTTCTaccgcttccatgatgcaggaaacatcctctcggacatgcacgcttcgatcaactcagcgaacatgtctggtctggatttgacggcaagcttaagggccctattcggcaccccatccagacccggagggTTTGTTATCTTCTATTCTAGCGTAGATATCTAACACCTCATCGCTGGTGACTAaatggcggtattgccgtcacattcagtggtcgctggaagctgtcagttCCCTCCTCttaccctggataatttttaacaaaagtgaaaggcacgtgatctgtggaggtGAACGGCATCTGAATCGCtcaatcacgattctataggtgcTCCCCCATGGGTTtgcgtccgcttccgaacagagctccttaaagcattccctcttgctccattggatggcgagtttgaggGTTTTCGGGGTTCCTTGTAAGCGTGTTTTTTTCGCCCTTGATTGATTCTGCCAACTGACCTCTGAGtcgttcttctggctcggtaacaggctgattgaaggctagtcagttcagtattccaccagtagcttggtgttctactggggaatgagcacctcctaggcatggatgcgtcgCATGCTCTGGTGATGCATTTAGCCACTTGGACCGCTCGTTCCGTGAGCGACACcattatgaaggtctgctcatccaaagctttagcagaccagtctgacatctttctcggtttcgggtatGATGGTCTTCTGTCCGGTGACTcgacccatagcccaaagaagattagctggtgatcgctgtgggtgtagtccttgctgacgcaccaggacataccacgtgtcagtgcagggctgacgaaGATgaagtctacgattgaggtagaccaccttgctgaaaggtatttacataaccttcgttggccagaattatatccaaatgtgcaaaagcgtctaaaACTGCGGTCCCTTGCATTTGCTACCCCACTCCCCGGCCCAAAACATTGAAGTCGCCAGCAATCACCGTTGGACTACGACTTgttggggcgtaacagctgtactcATGTTTCCCGTTTATTTTCAttcacacaaagccgctggctGTCTGATTCCCAGTGCATTGTTTGGCCTGTCGACTGCATGCCCATATTGTTTCCATAAGTCGAATCTGTAATCCATACGCACCCTGACCTCGGATTCAtaggtggtctgctcgagtaaatcctgagcgatcctgcaatgattgagatcGGGGTCGGCTTTGACTATTTTCAGTATATCCGCGAAGGACAAATTTCCCTTGTTGAagatcacaattgcttctgggcgaattcgcagttttgtctttttcttcgccttttcatTAACTAGTTTGGTCCGTCAActgttttcattccccttggattttgccaGTTGCTAGTTGctggagctcgcacttgggggacctgctttctcttttCGGTGCTTTAATTCCGTTTTTCggctttttcctcttaggcgcttgCTGATTTCTCTGAGGATCTACATCTTTTTCTcacactctcttgtttggtggcaggttgattgccaTACGATTGGGTgacacttgggtcgcctgtgtcACCGTTGGGGTAGCAGATTTCGACTCCttgtccttggaatttcgttccccCTGCtgtgatttgttgtagagcactctaatagctttcaccatattttttatggcttggtgcatgttgtgcttgcccttgatgtactcggacaactcaactatagctgtgtgaagggtaattcctctaaATCAGGGCTCTTCCTCCCATGAGTCCTAACCGATtattacttttaaatagtccttcacattggcatccattgaccttccctccattTTACCTTTTATGATGTTTGGCATTAGCAGAGATcacaaagttgacgaacttcttctcaaTGGGTCTTTTTCAtcgtcctggagtacctcctgctgccactcctcttgaatatgtgcggtcggtgttgttgccgtttttgtcgtccagcgattttgttactggtgatCTCGGTAGAGTACTACTTCGCTTGAACGCCTCctcttccaaatctaaaacagttgtagcattagatgccacgttggccaagttgtccaccaccgagggacTACGGTCGAGGGatgtcgacgaccgggagctcgcctgctcactcccaaaatccGCCGGTACTGTaagtaagtttcctccttctcacgtcttccatagtggtttgaTGGAGGTATCTTTCCCATAgatggtccgcgcaccagagaagagcaaacactagcccgtACACAGTCACAAAACAAAAGtccatgaaaaaatatttacacatcaataggtatgcccaaaTCCGCTAACTGGTGTCGCACCTGTTGGGAGATCTGACCATTCCTCACAGGCTGCCTGtttcacccgatttattcggaaacggctagaccgattgtcacgaaagttggttAGAGTGTGTATTCTGTGGTTCTCATTACaaacagcaagtggcgccgttTTGtgctaagtttaaggggggttacccatacatacgaaaggagggtgcaacatttttttcacagaatgcgcccatgtgggttatcaaatgaaaggactcaattagtacttttcgaaactggttccatatttgatcttgggtgaaatgtaggggagtgatggctcaaaatataagtgtaacaagtctcgttctcagaacctatccaaccgaaaaatctgaaaaaatcacagtggtgtatctaaacgaagtctaggcctcaaaatacatcccgctccgatatctgcgcaaataaagttaataatagtatgttagcatattttagaaatttatccagaAACTCTCTTTAAGTTGTGAGcagtgagcataatatttaaGTCTGtagtacgtatatcttgtaatttggaaaaaatatgaaggaatattttgggtttttagccatataccaatggaaaaatatgaatgtgtatgatgaacacaaaacctttataattGAAGCGCCAgacgttaatattgagaatttcacaaaaaggagcttaatgcGTGATCACTATTATTATGATCAAATGTCATAAATGACAACAGTGTCAAAACTGTCAAACATTGCTTTGGTGTACTAAATGGAAAATCCTCTCTTCTTCCAAAGTCATAAATTAGAACTCCAGGTAGATatccaataaaataaaactaatttttcttcttaaaaAACTTCCTTTGTTAAATATCTTATTCAATTAACACAGAGAAGTAAAATtctcataaataaataataatgaataatCGTGATCAAAAATACATGAATTAATTATCCATTACCTAATTATATTATATGGTTTCAATTCAAGATTcatttacagtatttttcactaaaagaaaacaaataaaaattttattcaacattattttccttttttttcgcatttaatttttttttaattgcagtTTCCATTGGATTCTtacttttcaatctttttatataaattttctattgcgtTTACACATTACCGCAGTAGATTCcaagatatatatataatggTATATATTATTTTAGCCGTAAACgttaattattatttatatacaaaaGAATTGAAatctattaaaattaataaaatgaaaGACTAGTTTATTAATTTAAGTTTTTCTTCAGGAATACTCGCATTAAACCTAATTTTACGCATGCATTCGGTTTCAGACTGATCCTTGTTCACTACTGGTTGGCTTCGGCCGTATCTGCTGCAGCAGCTGGTTCGGCCTCTTTAGTCGGAGGCGTGGCTGATTCGTCAGTTGCCGACTCTGATCCGGGTGAAGCTGTTTTTTTATCAGCTACTTTCTTGACCTTGCGAACGATTTTCTTTTTAGGTGATCCTGGtggtttgttttctttttctgaaGAGGATTTTTCGATCTGTTCCTTCGGTGGTTCTAGAGTGGATTGGTCTCCTGTAGTGGAATCAGTTGGTTGAGATTGTTCAGATGTGGTTTCCGCATTTTCAGTAGGAGGCTTTTCCGGAGTTTGCTCCGTATTTTCTGGGGGTTTGGCTTCCGGGTTTGCTGGTTCGGGAGGTGAGGCTTCTACTGGTGGGTTTTCTTGAGTTTCAGGTTTTGAATCTTCTGGAGCTTTTGGTTCCGGCACGGTTTCAGACTTATTAGGTTCTTGTTCAGGAGACGTTTCCTCTTTCTTAGATGCTACCTCGGCAGTTTCTCTTGGTGGAGAATCGGTGCCTGTGCCTGCGTCAGAATGTTCTGTTTCCCCACTTGGAAGTGGAATAACGTTAGGTTCGTTTGGAACTCCTTCAGCGCTTTCGGGCTGTTGGCCCTCAATCACAGATCCTTGTGCAGCCTTAgcgttttcttcagcctttgcttccagaacatttatggaagcttgaatgcatttaattgcttCCCTACGTGCTAATCGAATGCTATCCTTTCCATCTGTGTCTATGGTATCTAATTTAATTAAGTTCCTAGTAAGCATTTCATCTAAATATAAGTACTCCTTGTCTTGTTTAGTACCAGTAAACTGTTCTACCTGCCCCATGAGGTTCAGTACATCTCGTTGAATATCCTGGATTTTGTTTATACAAGCTGTCGTTTGAGGCGTTTGCGGGACTTGACCTTGTGCTCCGGGAGGAGCTTGGGCATTTGCCTGGGCTTGTTGGGTATTCAGTGGAGTTGGACGTGGAGGATGTTCCTGTTGTTGTTGTGGTTGCGCTTGTTTTTGTGGAGCTTGCGGAGGCTGTTGGGGtggttgttgctgttgctgttggAATCTGCGAGATCGTTGTGCTGTTGGAGAGTTAACTGGTTCAGAACGACCTTCAATGAAGATTGGAACGTGCCTAACAAAACCACCATCTTCTTGTGGAGTATTTGGTGCTCTAGGAGGAGCCTGTTGTTGTGGATATTGTTGATATTGCGGAGCGTTTTGGTATTGTGGAGGAACGAAGTGACGTTGAGGTGGTGGTGGAGGATAAGTGGGATGCGGTTGCTGTTGTTGAGGATATCCTGGAAATTGTTGTGGGCTTTGTGGGTCAGTTCCAGTTGATGCGTAGTGTGAGATGCAAGGATCATTGGGACCAGCAAATGCTTCGGCCGAAGCTGCTGCTGAAGCGTAGTTTTCATTGTTTACCTCAGGAGCTGAGGAAGATCTGGGTTGACTGGTTCCTTCTTGTTGAGATTTCTGTCCAAAGTCCATAGTATTTCTGAGATTGTGTTGATTAAGGTTCTGATTGGGTTGAGCGTTTTGACCGTCAGTATCCATATTGTTTTCGGTCTGAATGGACGCATCACAATATTTCGGACGTGgtggttgttgctgttgttgttgatagTACTGCTGCTGTTGTGGAGGTTCCGGGTAATATTGCTGTTGTTGTCCTTGTTGATGTTGCGGGTAACCTTCGTGGTATTGCTGTTGTGGTGGATAAGATTGCGAATATTCTTGTGCTTGGGGTTCATGGAATCCAAAATTTTCCGGAAGATAATTACGAAATTCTGCTGGTATATGATCAAAAATATTTCCACGTGCATTTGCGCCACCTCCAGTTGTTTGAGGTGGGGCTCGACGTCGTCCACGCATCGATTCCCATTCAGGATCATGGAAGCCTGGAAAAAAATCCGATTCATCGGCAAAAAATTGTCTGTAAAGATCATCGAATGGCATAAATCCGCATCTCTTACGTCCACCGAATCCAGAAAATGGGTTGCGCATCATGCGTGCGCGTAAATGCGGTCCAAAATCATCGTCGTCAAACATATCGTCAAAATGCGGACGAAATCCAAAGCCAGACTGGAATATGAGAGAGGAAAAgaattttgttaatatttaatAGGATTGAGCTGGGCGAAATGATCCTAACTGTTTATGAACTCAAAATAGATTCAAAAGTGTTTGGTCTTTCGTTTTTCAAGTACTTTTTGGCTCctaaatttcattcaaatcaGTGAACCAGCCAAGTACAACGATGACGTCATACCATCACATAGTACCAGTATGTACTCACCATGAGTCTCACTGGGACCACATAACATATGAATGTGCTTCCGAGGAATGAGACCACACTCGAATACTTTGTAAATCCGAAAGGTTGCCTAAGAATAGATTCAGGACCAATGAACTTGGTATCTATCTAGACCGCATACGTACTTGCAAATGTTCTCGATCAAAAGCAAATATCTTCACTGTTTCTAGACTATCTATTTTTAGGCAACCATCATCAAGTAGACATGCGTAATCTTCTACTAAATAACAGCTGATATAAAAAACTCATTCAAAACGAGGGAGATACATACATTACCCACTTTTCAGATAAATctcaattttggaaaattaggTCGGAACCACTTTAACTCTGCTGAGTTTATTAATTTAATCAAAAATAGAATCACAGGATTATGACCTCTGATTAGGACAGGAGTGACAGATACATTTCGAAATTGTTCTAGATTCTTTCCATCCCAGATAAACTAACTTCCTTTGGACCAATCTTGCCTTTTGTATCTTCCCAATGTGTAATTTAAATCTTAAATCTCCGCAATTTATTTCCACATttcaatttagatgaaaaatgattcatgaAAGTTCCAGACGTTTGAATAGCAAACTTGGCTCCGTAAGATAAGTCTAGATCGAGATGGTCACCTGAATCTTTTTTTGAGTGGATTTCTTGACGACTTTCTTTCGTTAAAAATCTGTTTTTCTGTTTAAAGCAAAATTAAATTGTATAAGCGACTGGTGTAGGCGGACATGGGTGTTTTTCTTGTTGTTCCCGTTCATAATATTCATGATGTAATGGCCATGATTTCAAGTGCTGTGTGTGGGGTATGATGGAACGTAAGCAAAATTAATCATCATAATTGGATTTTATTAGTCCTCCGTTTTTAGTTATGCTGCTAAATTTAGAAGGTATTAGTTCCAGGGGACGATTTCTCCGAGAATTCTCTAATAATACCATTTAAACTGCCGCCGCGATTTccaaccactaaaaccacccctacttCTCCACCCATGTCCCTGCGGAATCGGCGTGAACTATTAGTCCGcaaggagggctctggtttacaccaccACAATTAAATTACGCGTCCGATGCGCCTTCCGGGCTCGATCTGGTTCCTGAAGCTTTCCGCTGTGGTCACCACACCCCAATTTCCTTCCAATTTCAGCATCTACTCCACGAGATTATGGGGTCCGGTAATTAGGTTaagggcatcgtttaaccttcCTCTTTCAATCgtaaatctcggacaatggaacataacatccCCGGTTCCTTGGGTTATTCGGGATAGTCTGGGGACTCGTCCAATCCGAAGGGATGtcagtacttcctgtatccaccgtgtctcgtaaggaactgtgttaggtggtaattcagcaaacagctctttatctccaggctagctttcgcaacgtctacggacgatgttctggagaaTACAaaaagcaaagttggtttactttctcctccgtCCTGCGTTAtactgacaaaagacaacacCACCGACCGGGTGATTACATCTTTCACGgtgacttatccacacgaagttgacgtcctcggcaacccctctttctggcctgaaggtgtattcatcaagccatacaagcgccccaattcgcgggtaaatttcaggataACCCGCCTGCTTCGCCGAggtatataactggatccatgaaTCCATGAACAACCAAGCTGGAGCCTTCTATTTATCTgggctggctcagcaacaccatgccatttgtatctccgaaacctagCTGGACGATGCCGTATTAAACtgcgagctccccgaagggtactccactttccgctgtgacagggaccgagatgcatctcgtaagtccacctctatgaagaattgtttgacagtttgtctgaactccttactgtcagattcctttcctttcctttcttccgtttaacctccccatgctctactggtctaatcatcctagccttccaattccttacaacaacctctcccattcttcccttccattttcttcctttatgaacacttgctctgccctgaatttcaataccatcaaaaactccttgggccgcactctcgatctcttcctttccaacctccccgagcgccacctcccTTTATTTCCTTGTatatccccgtatgtcaaaactgacgctcaccaccccgcggttgaatttgaagcggagctccctcgttctaaactcaaaaccaagcgtaaatgcTTTAAGTTCAACTTCTGTAAGGCCAATTTTGACAGTCTGAAcacagctttagcgtctttcaactgggtacatatattaagcaactaatcgtgtgatcaagctttaaacaccttttacaatatcctgtcctgTCCTGtatcctctcctgttatgtccctccTTCCTCTCTCTACccacgttcgtacccaacttggttcacaacggaaattcttattaacattcgctagCAACATACAccgcggaagaagtttcgggcttctaagaatgacgccgaccttgctcactttaaggctgtacgctctactgtgaagtcaatggtcagaaaagcgcgtaagaagtacttattgagcgtcgaagccgcggtaacttaaaacccttttagtCTCACGCTCACAATTCTCGTAaccccactcaatctctccctccTTCTAtgagcttcgctgactccactgccaactccccacaacaatcctgcgagcttttctgcacctacttctcttcagtgttttctccctccaccctctacacctttcataactacagactgctccgaatctctggtcattcctctccttacgccttccttggttgagtttcttattggtaatcttgaccccaatgtcggtcCTGGCTCCGATGCGCTTCCTAACTTCTTCCTCCTTTACAGTAGTAAACAAATTTTacctccccctgagtataatctacaacaaaagtctagctGAATGATACTTTCCCcctctctggaaagaggcccttatcatcacTATCGTCAAGAGCAGAggcccttctcttgctgtgaactaccgtcctatttctcttctctcctcttgctccaaaatcttcgaaagatacgtcaacgactggttgaccgtgcACTTCGGTCATCTCATTGTCAAAAAGcaacatggtttcgtgaaatatAGATCTACGATTTCAAACCTTCtgatctttaccaactttgttactaaatgtttgaatttacgacaggaggtacatgctatttataccgactTCTCCAAagtctttgataccgttgaccaaaacattctcctctctaaactttcattaccagacttccctccctcagttatctcctggctttcctcctatctctcatatcgTTCCTGCAAATttccttttcatggttactcatctcgttccttctctccttcctctggtgttccccaagggtctatacttggcccgctactcttcctgttttttatcaatgacctcgcctccatccttacCTGCCCGTATTTACTtcacgcagacgaccttaaattgtttgactctgtttcgtctccattggactgtgctctcttacagtccaaccttgataatttagtccgttggttcagctaacactgaatgtcaacaaatgccactggatgtgttattcgcttaaaccctccccaacatctttttcctactctctcagtagacaacccctttcactactgacctccttcaaagacctgggtgaaatattcgacgacaaacttcgtttccatACACACTTCGTTGACATTATCGATAGAGCTTCTAAAATGTCTGGTTTCACCctgcgttcctcctccgactttacctcaatccaaaccacccccccccccccaactcccttgtcagaaacatccttgagtattgctgtgtagtctgtccccccttccgcattcgtgactgccgtGCTCCTGAGTTTGTGCAACGTCAATTCACaaggaccctcttttacaaaaagaaccttccatgggttgattatccgtcacaacTCCGCACCCCCAATCTACCCTCCCTATAGCAACGtcttatcttccttgatatgtgtactctttccaAACTCAGacttgtctgatggactgctccgccaactcggatattacattccgtatcgcctcgtctcataacacacgtagtgcggacatttttgatgtacccttcgcggagctcgagatttacttccactctccgatcccgaggctatgccggtcctacaatgccctacagcttgggtcctttggatctatttccttctctagttttaagggTAAgggtaaaataagccattcacttccTCCTCCCTCGGAGGACAATatataataaggaatttgttttctgtgtattgtcctcatttaataaataaatacataacTCAATTCTCCGCGTTTTCACTCGATCCACCTTTCAATAGACGGAATCAA includes:
- the LOC119648661 gene encoding BAG domain-containing protein Samui isoform X3; the protein is MCLPLSNVKENESGFGFRPHFDDMFDDDDFGPHLRARMMRNPFSGFGGRKRCGFMPFDDLYRQFFADESDFFPGFHDPEWESMRGRRRAPPQTTGGGANARGNIFDHIPAEFRNYLPENFGFHEPQAQEYSQSYPPQQQYHEGYPQHQQGQQQQYYPEPPQQQQYYQQQQQQPPRPKYCDASIQTENNMDTDGQNAQPNQNLNQHNLRNTMDFGQKSQQEGTSQPRSSSAPEVNNENYASAAASAEAFAGPNDPCISHYASTGTDPQSPQQFPGYPQQQQPHPTYPPPPPQRHFVPPQYQNAPQYQQYPQQQAPPRAPNTPQEDGGFVRHVPIFIEGRSEPVNSPTAQRSRRFQQQQQQPPQQPPQAPQKQAQPQQQQEHPPRPTPLNTQQAQANAQAPPGAQGQVPQTPQTTACINKIQDIQRDVLNLMGQVEQFTGTKQDKEYLYLDEMLTRNLIKLDTIDTDGKDSIRLARREAIKCIQASINVLEAKAEENAKAAQGSVIEGQQPESAEGVPNEPNVIPLPSGETEHSDAGTGTDSPPRETAEVASKKEETSPEQEPNKSETVPEPKAPEDSKPETQENPPVEASPPEPANPEAKPPENTEQTPEKPPTENAETTSEQSQPTDSTTGDQSTLEPPKEQIEKSSSEKENKPPGSPKKKIVRKVKKVADKKTASPGSESATDESATPPTKEAEPAAAADTAEANQ
- the LOC119648661 gene encoding BAG domain-containing protein Samui isoform X1, which translates into the protein MKPTVISGGSGDNHPPAATGNQPPQPNSNQHPPQDANSREFPHFQSGFGFRPHFDDMFDDDDFGPHLRARMMRNPFSGFGGRKRCGFMPFDDLYRQFFADESDFFPGFHDPEWESMRGRRRAPPQTTGGGANARGNIFDHIPAEFRNYLPENFGFHEPQAQEYSQSYPPQQQYHEGYPQHQQGQQQQYYPEPPQQQQYYQQQQQQPPRPKYCDASIQTENNMDTDGQNAQPNQNLNQHNLRNTMDFGQKSQQEGTSQPRSSSAPEVNNENYASAAASAEAFAGPNDPCISHYASTGTDPQSPQQFPGYPQQQQPHPTYPPPPPQRHFVPPQYQNAPQYQQYPQQQAPPRAPNTPQEDGGFVRHVPIFIEGRSEPVNSPTAQRSRRFQQQQQQPPQQPPQAPQKQAQPQQQQEHPPRPTPLNTQQAQANAQAPPGAQGQVPQTPQTTACINKIQDIQRDVLNLMGQVEQFTGTKQDKEYLYLDEMLTRNLIKLDTIDTDGKDSIRLARREAIKCIQASINVLEAKAEENAKAAQGSVIEGQQPESAEGVPNEPNVIPLPSGETEHSDAGTGTDSPPRETAEVASKKEETSPEQEPNKSETVPEPKAPEDSKPETQENPPVEASPPEPANPEAKPPENTEQTPEKPPTENAETTSEQSQPTDSTTGDQSTLEPPKEQIEKSSSEKENKPPGSPKKKIVRKVKKVADKKTASPGSESATDESATPPTKEAEPAAAADTAEANQ